DNA from Arthrobacter sp. PvP023:
TCCTTGGCCCGTTCCTGCTCGACGACGCGCACCTGGACCTGGACGATCTTGAAGGAGTGGTCCAGCTTCATGTCACGGACCTCTTCAGATTCACTGCGGGTCCGGACCAGTCGGGTGCCGCCGTGGTCGGCACTGCCTGATGACGGCGCGCGGCCGGTCGCGGCGTTGAAGGCGTTCTGCGCCTCGTTCAGCTTGGCGGTCGCCTTCTTCGCTGCCTTCTGGATGCTGAAGACGACGAACGCTGCCAGCGCGAGCCAGAAGCCGGCAATGACCGCCACAACCCAGCCGACGACGTCGTTCTGGTTGGCGGCAAAGATGACGGCCACCACGAAGGCGACGACAAACACCATCATTCCCGGGCCGCTGATTCGCAGCATGGAGAACCCGCCCTTGGCCGGGTTGGACGCAGAGTGAGGGTTACCCAAAGTTCGCATGGGTCCATTGTCTCAAATGCCGAAGCGGGCAAGTGGACGCTTCCACCCGGGGCGAACGTTACTTGAGGAACAGCTTGCGCAGGCGCCCGGCGGTAAGCATGACACCCAGCACGATCATCACCACGTAGTACCCGACGTGGATGGCGGTTGCAGGGGTGAATATCCCCACGCTGATCTGCCGGAGCAGCTCCACGCCGTGCCACAGCGGCATGGCCTGGATCAGCCACTGGATGTACTGCGGGTAGACGCTCAGCGGGTAGAACGTGGCGCTGAAGAGGAACATCGGCAACATCACGAAGTTGATCCAGTCCATCTGCTGGAAGGTCTTCATGAAACTGGTGATCCCCATCCCGAAGCTGGCGAAACCGAAGGCGATCAGCACTGACGCGGGAATCATCAGGATGGCCCACGGTGTGGTGATCAGGCCCATGACGCCCATGACGGCGGTGAACCCGGTGGCGTACAGCAGGCCCCGCAACAAAGCCAGGAAGATCTCCCCCATCGCCACGTCCAGCGGGCCCAGCGAGGTGTAGAGCATGCCCTGGTACAACTTGGCGAAGTTCATCTTGAAGAAGACATTCCACGTGGAGTCATACACGGCGCCGTTCATTGCGGACACCGCCAGGAGCGCAGGTGCAATGTAGGCGGCGTAACTGATTTCCTGGCCGCCGGGCCCCTGGACGGCCCCCACGATGGCGCCCAGACCCACCCCCATGGAGATCAGGTACAGCACCGGCTCGAAGAAGCCGGAGAGCATCACCATCCAGTTGCTGCTCTTGGTGGCCATCAGGCCCCGGGCTATGACGGCCTTGACGTTGCGCGAGTACAACGGCCCGAAATGGCGGTTCCGCGCCGCCTCGGCGACGCTGTGGCTTCCCGGGTCGCGACTTTCAGCCAGGATGCTCATTGCCCCAGCCTCCTTACGAACTGGCGTTTGGTGAGCATCCATCCCGCGACGGCGAGGCCCACCAGGAAGACGAGGTGCAGGATGGTGAGCAGCGGTGGTTCCTCATAGCCGTAGCTGAAGACGCGGCCCAGTTCGGTGCCGTGCCAGATCGGGGATATCCAGCCGATCCACCGCACCGCGAGGGGCAGGGTGTCGAGCGGGAAAAAGGTTCCGGAAAAGAGGAACAACGGTGTCACGATAAACCTCATCACCATGGCGAACTGGCCTTTGTCCTCCTTGATGGAGGCGGCATAGGCCATCAGCGGCAGGCCGAAGGAGAGCCCTGCCAGGGTAGCGACCAGGATGGATACCCAGCCCCAGCCGCTGGGTGCGGCACCGAAGAGCGCCACCACCACGAAGTAGATGGCGGACTGCAGCAGGAACCGCAGGGTCACGGCCATGATGTGGCCGGACGCGATCTGCTCAGGCGTGAGCGGGGAGGCATGCGGCCCGTAGTAGACGCGCCGCCATTTGAAGCCGTCCATGACCGGGAACGTGAATTCGTTGGCGGCCGTCATGACCGCCGCGGAGATCAACAGCGCAGGGGCGATGAATGCCAGGTAGCTGACCCCGCCGAACGCGGCAGCGCTGCTGGTATCCACGAGCGTGGCCAGGCCCACCCCCATGGCGAACAGATAGGCCACGGGCTGGCCCACGCCGTACATCACGATGGTCCAGCCGTAGCCCTTCATGACGCGGAGGACCTGCTCGGCGTAGTAGAAGGATCCCCAGCGGCGGGCCCGGGCAGCTGACACGGCCGGCGAATGGGCGCGCAGCGCGGCAGGTCCGGCAGCTCCGCGGCCTCCGGCGTCTGCCACGGAAGGCGCGGCGTGCTCAGTCAACGAGGCTCCTACCGGTGAGGCGGAGGAAGACATCCTCCAGTGATGACCGCCGCACCAGCGACGTGAGGGGGCGCAGGCCGCGGGCAGACACCTGCTCCAGCGCCGCCT
Protein-coding regions in this window:
- a CDS encoding ABC transporter permease, with protein sequence MSILAESRDPGSHSVAEAARNRHFGPLYSRNVKAVIARGLMATKSSNWMVMLSGFFEPVLYLISMGVGLGAIVGAVQGPGGQEISYAAYIAPALLAVSAMNGAVYDSTWNVFFKMNFAKLYQGMLYTSLGPLDVAMGEIFLALLRGLLYATGFTAVMGVMGLITTPWAILMIPASVLIAFGFASFGMGITSFMKTFQQMDWINFVMLPMFLFSATFYPLSVYPQYIQWLIQAMPLWHGVELLRQISVGIFTPATAIHVGYYVVMIVLGVMLTAGRLRKLFLK
- a CDS encoding ABC transporter permease; the protein is MTEHAAPSVADAGGRGAAGPAALRAHSPAVSAARARRWGSFYYAEQVLRVMKGYGWTIVMYGVGQPVAYLFAMGVGLATLVDTSSAAAFGGVSYLAFIAPALLISAAVMTAANEFTFPVMDGFKWRRVYYGPHASPLTPEQIASGHIMAVTLRFLLQSAIYFVVVALFGAAPSGWGWVSILVATLAGLSFGLPLMAYAASIKEDKGQFAMVMRFIVTPLFLFSGTFFPLDTLPLAVRWIGWISPIWHGTELGRVFSYGYEEPPLLTILHLVFLVGLAVAGWMLTKRQFVRRLGQ